The Biomphalaria glabrata chromosome 6, xgBioGlab47.1, whole genome shotgun sequence genomic interval CATATTTGGACTAAACTTTATAAAGTATTCAATTATAAGAGTGTTACTTAACCAGCGTggatgcgcggtggctgagtggtaaagcacttggcttccaaaccgggggtcccgggtttgaatcttggtgaagactgggacttttaatttccggatctttggggcgcctttgagtccaccctaatctaatgggtacctgacattagctggggaaaagtaaaggcggttggtcattgtgcaggctatgtgacaccctcgttaaccgaaggccacagaaacagatgacctttacatcatctgccctataggtcaggatcaaggtctgaaaggggaacttttctttACTAGTTATCCAACATTCACCTCCTCAGTACCATCATCGACTTCTCGAAACGtgacgcaatccataaaggttGAAGTTTAAACGGGGCTCAACAGCAATGACTTCTGAAGGATCGAGGGAATAAACATGCAGATCATGTCACCAATAGAGAAATCCTTTCTTGCACAGGCACTCAACCACATAGTGAAATGGTGACTGAACCTCGTATGAGATTCGCGGGACACTTccttagacaagacgaaacctGTTGACCACAGGTCAGCCATAACATGGAAGCTGAAAAAGAGGACAGCAACAGCAAGGCCGTCAACGTATAACTTGGCGTCACACTTTTCTAGAAGAACTAAAATCATTGGCACCAGTTCGAAAGAGGCTGTGGAGGTTGCCGTCCTATGCTCCGATCGGTGGAACCTGAGAAACAGTGATGCTCTCGAGCAGCGGTACCCAGCACTTTCAGGCCTAGGGACTCTATACAATGCCCTACATGGATGTCATGGGGCACGTCGCCGCCAGGCTATACCATCTAGTcaagcggttctcaaccttttaagctcggcgaccgcTCTTTACAACCCCCACTCTTCCGCAACCCCCACACATCCACACTTACACAGCAATTGAAGAattgacaaaaacaatccatttatcGACGGTCTTAgtcgacccctggcaaatcgtcaatcaacccccaaggggatcgcgacccacaggttgagaacctctgatctAGTCTATTGGAACCGAGTCTCTGTGGTTTTATTAAACTTTCGGGAACAAGTCTTAAGAGACTGGATAAGGCTTTCAGTTatgacaggggttctcaacctgtgggtcgcgactgacgattagccaggggtcgcggaagaccatcgaaaaatggATTgatattgtctattcttctgttgctgtatgtatgtgcgggggagggggtcgtggcagagtgggggggtgtaaaaaggggtcgccgagcctcaAAGGCTGAAAACCGCTGAGTTATGACATTAATTTCCAATATTCCCGATttaatgtgtacaaaattttatttcttatctAAAAGATTTGATTTTATCTTGCCTGTATGtgaattttttacattttaaaacaggTAACAATGTTCATGTTATTAGAATTTtgaaatcattattttaaatgaCCACCTTCAGAATTATCCATAATGTaagtaaaaagtttattttgtttttgtggaAAATCATTTCCTCTACAACTGCATCATTACGCCACACTAGCTTGTAAAGGATTATAAAGGGGGGAGGTAATTAACTGTCAAATATGACCAAATTACTTTAAAGGACTAAATGGAGGTACACGTTTGTGTGGCCTAtttaaagtgaaataaaatatgGCACGGTAGCAAAAGGTTGGCCACCCCCGTTTTCGTGTTCCCCATGTagtctctcccctcccccctcaccaccaccaccaccccacACTTGCAGCAACTAGTGGGTTAAATGTGACAaggaatttattaaaaaaataataataaatacatctATAAAAATTTCGCTCACtttgagtgaaattgcatcaattatttggAGTCCGtcgtcatgtaattaattttatttaatttatggattaactaattggttaattgtgtGTTTGATGTATGCGTGGTCATTGacaattatgcaaagttttaattggatccaagaatgggaagtgggagaaatatatgtatggctgcctggtcgtgcggtttgcgcgctggactgtcgttcggatttatcgacggtcgagggttcaaaccctgcccgctcccattccccgtcgtcctgcgggaggtttggactaggaagtaaactatcttcaactctgaaggaacatccgaaatgtaaaacattttacaaaacattttacaaacgtgCACAAGATTGACAGACAGAACTAGAGACTTCACAATCACATACAGACAGAtgaagtgagttgatataagcgatGTTTTCTTACAGAAAGGTTTGAACAAAAGAAGAGTTCCAACGACTGGCCACTGGTAGCATCCTTTAGGACCCGGAATGGCTTCAAATGGTTTGGGCTGGAAGTCTGGTGTAGTGGACAAGGCTCTTGTTAAGGTCTTCTTCAGAATCCTGCTTGAGACTTTAAAGGATTCCATTCTTTCATAGCGACCTGAAAGCCAAAATTTGGATTTTGtcgttatatttatttatttaaaaaaaaacagaatctgAGAAAAAAGAATTGTatatgacatatttttttttttgtgtggcattttacgtctcgagagacgatcttttatctttgcaacttcttgtgtgactaaagaggccaatacttgatacacagctgcgatcgcaggttgggcatatataatcaccaggcgccgttgcattttcacccttctttctgcttctgttgtgtatgacatctgcaatccgagacccttcttTTATGCTCGCTTTCTCCATGTGgttctatccagtgctactagATGACAtatttattaacaaataaaaataaatgtgagcAAAAAAATCATTTGTGTTTCCGGAAAATAACGCATTGTGCCACAAATAAGATGgattcatcttatcttatcttatataatacagacgttacttcaaaaaagaagatgatgacgtcctgatgtggaggcagatctaaAACAGCtcgggcgtggagacgaaaggctcaggagagatctgaatggagggatgtgctGAGCAAGTCAGAGCCCCCCTTGGGCTgcagtgccactgggatggatggatggaaggatggatggatgtttagggaaaataaaataagcaggtattgaaatatatgcaataacttataaatttttttaaaacttcattcCCTATGAAGACTATGATTAGTACGATGTGCCAAGCACCTATAGCACTTTATTTCAACCAGAATCACTGGGTAATGCTAAACAGTGACTAGATTGTACATTTAATGCACATTCCAACAAAGTTTATactaacatttatatatatatatatatatatatatatatatatatatatatatataaaatataggcTTTCTGTGGCTGAGGGGCATTAACCCATTGGCCACCTAGCAAGGGGGTTCGAGCTCCAATCCCGATTCGAGCTAAGTTTGATGAGtgcctaaagacagcacggaaaccttctcccacaCACTCcccttttacacacacacacacacacacacaggtctACAAAAGAACGCACTGGGCATACTTTAAACATTcgaaagtaattttaaaaacatacccAGCTACTTTTAATCCCCAGCTAAATCCAGACTATCTAATTTCAATCACTAGCAAGACACAGGCTATCTCAATCACTAGCAAGACACAGGCTATCTCAATCGCTAGCAAGACACAGGCTTGTCTATTCAGAACGAAGTCACTAAGTAAATagtcataaattatatattaccaAAGTATTCGGACTCGGTCTGCTTTTAGAGTTCACTATTTCATCCATTTTTTATAGTAAGAAAAGACTGTTTTAGTCtgtatttcattcattttctATAGAAACAATtacgtttatttaaaaaaaaaattccgtcaAAACTAATCTAATATTGAGAAACTGTTAATCGGTACATATAACCCGTAGTTTATCTGCTTAAATGTGCTTATCATTTTGGACAAGGTAAGATAATTATCAACAACTACACTCTAAACCTAAATACACAGATTGTCAGTTTTATGATTGAAGTTTTACTGCAAGTATTAAAGTGTCTATTATATCTACTTACCGTAGAGGccaaaaaaatacaaatctagAAAGAAATGGTGACTGGTGTTCCGTGCAaagatttcaagttttatatgaAGTCATACGAACCGTGGCTATTTTCACGTAATGTGTTACATGAATCACGCTTGAGTCACGGCTGCCAGTACAGGTAGGTCAGCATACTAGTGCCACGGCTGAATGCGCAAGGAAGTGAGTACTTTGGCCTATTTCGTTGGTTCTGTGAGGTAGAGGGGTCAATAGTAGACTGACtgcgtttttttatttttagaaactgAGTCGAAATATGTGGGTCATAGTCTATCTTGTTAGAAATTAGTCACTCGTGTGACAAGGCACCCCAGGCGCCCCACGTACGGTTCTTCAAACAATTatctaataggcctacttgGGGGTAGCCTATAATACATTACCAGGTAACCAAGCCTCGCTCGGTAAAATGATTTGTTACTAGTGCTCATTCGAGACCAACCGTTATAACGAATGGCCTCGGCTAATTTCGGGAAAGTTCGTGTGAGTGTCTATTTATAGGGACCAGAGTGGGAATTCCCGTAAaagttcaaaaagaaaaaaaagtattcaagACCAAATTTAAGTTTACAATTAATGACACATTTGGAAACCTATTTAACAGTCGACCTAAAGGTCTCGTGATGTGGCCAATAAGctaagatttttattttcatttatatacatatacctcgaaattttaaagaaagtcgttagagccgttttctaaataaataaatatatagataaataaataaatatacacacacacacgcacacaaaagAATTGCTTGCTTAAGAGTAGGCCTATAGGATATTGAGTTTACgtttttgaaaaacattttttatgctttACAATATCAAAATTCGTAATGAAGGCTCTAAAGTTACTAAGTATCATAgcatccctccccccccccccccacacacaccttttCCAATCGCATGTACACagaaagagacacacacacacacacacattcattaATAAGTTGAGTTTTTATTGGTTTCTTTGGTGGTAAAAAGTTGGGTTGAAGATTCTTGGGACACCAGGTCCATGGAATCTCGCTTCCAACCGCCTGTCTGAATAAATGCCATGCcttagagcagtgattcccaagcCTTTTACTTAACCAAACACTTCGCGCATTGGGAGTATGCAGTGATTCCCAAGCCTTTTCCCTTAACctaacacttcgcacatttggAGTATGCAGTGATTCCCAAGCCTTTTCCCTTAACCTAACACTTCGCACATTGGGAGTATGCAGTGATTCCCAAgccttttccttaacggaacacttcgcacattggGAGTATGCAGTGATTCCCAAGCCTTttcccttaacggaacacttcgcacattggGAGTATGCAGTGATTCCCAAGCCTTttcccttaacggaacacttcgcacatttggAGTATGCAGTGATTCCCAAGCCTTTTCCCTTAACCCAACACTTCGCACATTGGGAGTATGCAGTGATTCCCAAGCCTTttcccttaacggaacacttcgcacattggGAGTATGCAGTGATTCCCAAGCCTTTTCCCTTAACCTAACACTTCGCACATTGGGAGTATGCAGTGATTCCCAAGCCTTTTCCCTTAACCCAACACTTCGCACATTGGGAGTATGCAGTGATTCCCAAGCCTTttcccttaacggaacacttcgcacattggGAGTATGCAGTGATTCCCAAGCCTTTTCCTTAACccaacacttcgcacatttggagtatgcagtgattcccaagccttttccttaacggaacactaaGCACATTGGGAGTATGCAGTGATTCCCAAGCCTTttcccttaacggaacacttcgcgcaTTTGGAGTATGCAGTGATTCCCAAGCCTTttcccttaacggaacacttcgcacacaTTGGGAGTATATAGAAGACAACtttgcttagttttttttttagagagataaaGTCACGTGGTGgccaactagttaattattccagtagatcttggaacacctattcaggtgtcacggaacacagtttgggaaacactgttttgGAGGGATcaatgtaaatataaatttgtTAAATCTTTAATACCGATACGTAGAGATTTATAGAGAGAAgggttatataagataatagtcacaataatattttatgtacTGGATTAGGCGAAAACATCTTACAAATATTGATCtcagacagtggcgtagctaggatgggggggggagaatttgaaaatcccccccgggcccccacttgagagcggtccccaaatgagtgttttttacattaaaaattaaatgctaTGGAAAATGCAGGGCTCCTAAAGATGTCAAGCCTCCTGGGCCCCCaaaaatgatggaaaattcctagctacgcccctggtctCAGATAGTCAAGTATAACATTTTTGATTCGTCCTGTGTTTCTGTTTTTCTCacctaaaaaaaatcttagaagTGGAAAGGGGGAGGTCACCACTACCGACTTATCCACAACCGGATAATGTCCCCGCACCCAATGGAAAATCGTAATAGGATATGGGATCCAGTTCTTccatgtgttttgttttcttttgcctAATGCGCATGTCACACCAGGGAAGGGTTCTACGTTATCTTATCAACCCAATACAATTAATTTGACTTGAAAACGAGGTCACGGCGTAACAAGGGTCAAACTTGACGTCTGCTTGCAATAGGGTcaaatgtgtttcttttttttttttttattagaaattttTACACTAAAAGCAATCTGCCGCTTGTTTACACTTtgaattgtaggcctaatatcCCGTTTAAGTACTTCAAGAAATAAAATTCACTAAATTGAAAAAGAAGACTAAACGATATGATCAAATGTGGTGGTCGTATAATGGAAcctcaagaaaaacatttttaaaaaaattaagtaggAAGACCAGGAGATATTTTGGAATACATagacaaacttaaaaaaaaatgtcgccGAGGACATCGTATTGACATTATATCAgctaaataataacaattaatttgTTCCTCAAGGGAAAAAAGCTTTCAATTTgattctacagtgaagaatggtAAAAGAAAATTGGTTAATTAATAATCATTAATTGAACCTGTGAAAGTATCTGAAGGTTCTGGAGTGAGAGCTAAACAGTTGCCATACGAATCTGAAGGTTCTGGAGAAAGAGCTAAACAGTTGCCATACGAATCTGAAGGTTCTGGAGAAAGAGCTAAACAGTTGCCATACGAATCTGAAGGTTCTGGAGACAGAGCTAAACAGTTGCCATACGAATCTGAAGGTTCTGGAGACAGAGCTAAACAGTTGCCATACGAATCTGAAGGTTCTGGAGACAGAGCTAAACAGTTGCCATACGAATCTGAAGGTTCTGGAGTGAGAACTAAACTGTTGCCAATGTTCTCAAattgttttttctaaaattaatagttatttccctttccaGCTAATGAAACAAAACACAAGCAAGGATCTGATAAATACCCAACCACAAAACAGTCGTATCAGCCACATTTGTAAACACAGTCACAGTAGATGTTACGTTAGACATGTTTGTGTTTTGGTCAATCTGCGCGATACGTTGCATCCTCTCCCCGCTCCTGTATAAGAGAAAACATTATCCGTAATATACTCTataccactagcggatccagaactttggagtgggggggggcgatttttttccaaaccctaaccctaacgcccagtaaaccctaaccctacgcataaacgtgcatacagcgcgcgcgcgcacacacacacacgcacacacatatatatgtatatatatatatatatatatatatatatatatatatatatatatataaaatatgagaataaaaaaagcagcatttctcaaccttcggcgaaaaccaaaacaactggggcagcgctataaggttctctggtgaagttcggggcgaagccccgacgccataagcgttttcttgcttttttgactgcagatacgcattctcctgacacgtacagctcattcttcacaatgtagttcggggcgaagccccgacgccaaaagcgttttcttgcttttttcactgcagaaacgcattttcctgacaagtacagctcattcttcacaatgtagttcggggcgaagccccgacgccattagcgttttcttgcttttttgactgcagatacgcattctcctgacaagtacagctcattcttcacaatctagttcggggcgaagccccgacgccataagcgttttcttgcttttttcactgcagaaacgcattctcctgacaagtacagctcattattcataaatggagttcggggcgaagccccgacgccaaaagcgttttcttgcattcttctctgcagaaacgtattctcctgacatctacaactcattactcataaatggagttcggggcgaagccccgacgccaaaagcgttttcttgcattcttcactgcagaaacgcattctcctgacctgaagctcattattcatactattaaaaaacgacctttcgaataatgttgtacttgaaaaatattctaatttgaatttatagacccataatacattgcaaataaaaccgatttgttccttgaaaagataggataccccacgtatttagatttttgctttgaggatcgccgctgaaaaaaaacttattcgataaatagtattcaagaaaactctagcataaattgtgagttatagtcccaaatttatttagctagaaaaatatcagattgagtaaaggttgggaaaaggcgactatgaaaatgttatttgagtctagaactcatctcaatcatgactcttatactgaaaaatttcgtttgaattctaacttttcaaatgcaaagtctttcttaaaatacttatgataacttcatgtgaaattacaaaaactctgtctggaaatgggaatggcggtagagtgaaaacgattaatcctcgctcctttactaatttctgctaaagattgcatttggcattaaagaataggtatggggtgactcgatataagaatttaatttatagtatatataaattatattagtgacagatttttttaattttgtaatttcttaactataatacaaaaagaaaaagtattgatttgtccgatgggggaaatgcgattgcatgtatcgcccctcccacctggtacaaccctttttcatttaaattttctaatgatacaatttgagattagagtgtggtacgacatatttacaatgggtcacatatcaatacgtagtttatattatatagatattcaactaattttattcacaaactatgattctccacaaaaataggaccgcccccccagcactcagagggctagagtggggagggcagtatttgcaatcgcccccccccttaccccaccgaatcggccaaaataccagaaagggagcgacataatataaaatttatatattaattcaactaattttgttcacaaactatgatttctcaataaaaacggaccgccccccccactcaaagggtttaggtgggaagggcagaagagatattcgtcccctccccccaccaatcggcaaacagggaacgacataatataaagatcggttaaaatatcaataacaagttacaaggatatagatatttaattgattttgttagcaggctgtgatttctaccaataaattggaccgccccccactcgaaagttaagggggggggggcgggattgataccatcgccccctcccgaccccaccaaatcggccaacatactagagggggggcgaaataatctaaaaataggttgaaatataaataattagtatatatttttaacataagtaataaattcgtatacaaattgtgtgaatcctatactaaagttcgtccgccccccccctttgggggggggtcggccgagtgggggggggcgatcgcccctaccgcccccccctggatccgccagtgctctaTACAGGCCTGTGAACAGCACGTCGTTACAGGGGTACATCCGGTTGTCTAGCTGGTATAAATAGCTCGGGATCGTGTATCCGTTTTATAACAGTGTCTCGTGAGGGAAGAGTCTTAACTAACTCAACATGCATTTACTTATTTGGCTTTTGACGATATCGCTCTGTTATTTATCAACAAAAGGTAAGCAATGTTGCGATACGACTAAAAGGTAGCAGTAATTTCATTCAACATTAATGTAGCAGTCATTCGGCAGTAATGCAGCAGTTAATCAGCAGTATTGTAGAAATAATATAGCACTTATGTACATGTCATTCAACATTAATATAGCAACTATGTAGCAATGATGTAACAGTCAATTAATCTTCAGATATCCTATAGAATCATTTAATAATACTTCGACTAAAATCTTCAGATATTCTATAAAATCATTTACAACTTCGCCTGAAATCTTCAGGTATTCTATAGAATCACTTTCTGCTTTGTCTTAAATCTTCAGGTATTCGATAGAATCATTTACTACTTTGTCCGAAATCTTCAGGTATTCTATAGAATCATTTAATAATACTTCGCCTAAAATCTTCATGTATTCTATAAAATCATTTACTACTTCGCCTGAAATCTTCAGGTATTCTATAGAATCACTTTCTACTTTGTCTTAAATCTTCAAGTATTCTATAGAATCATTTACAACTTCGCCTGAAATCTTCAGGTATTCTGTAGAATCATGTAAAACTTCGCCTGAAATCTTCAGATATTCTGTAGAATCATGTAAAACTTCGCCTGAAATCTTCAGGTATTCTATAGAATCATGTAAAACTTCGCCTGAAATCTTCAGGTATTCTATAGAATCATGTAAAACTTCGCCTGAAATCTTCAGGTATTCTCTGGAATGCAGGATTTCGTAGTTTACCAGTAACATCGACATCGTATCGCTTCAGTGTATTATTTGAGGATCCCACTTAGGACCGCTTTACATTGGCAGACACctttaccttcacctatcccttagtctgttggaccgttggggcgccacacaagatctgtcgaccgtctttctcctctctgtcttttgccttgaatagaatctcttataatggcaggtccgtccattcttttgACAGACAGCATGAAATTAAATGGTACGGATATTTCAACTCTTTAAGAACAACGCTGCACTGTATATACCCCAATACGTACCGATCTATGTGCAATTTCATTGTATTGTGGCCATTACGTGTGGACTTGGCTAGACAATAGTCCTCAAGTTTATCTTTATTGATTAGTTATTTACAAAGATATTTGTATCCCTGTTTTAGGAGCGGTCCTAAAATTTGTTAGCGTGACACCAACGCTGGCTAACAACAACTCGTGTGGGCTGGTCACCTGTGAGCACACTTTACAACAAGGGAACCTCTACGTCCAAGAGATACGCCTCTACAATGTCGCCCAAGGCGGATCATCAAGGCTAGCCATTGTCGAAGGTGAAAATTGCGACAAAGGCAAGCATCAAAGCGTTTCCTCGATCAGGCAGTCCTTTTCAAGGTCGGGCGCCAGCGTGGTGGTGGGAGTCCGAGGGGCGGCTATCTGTAACGAGGGCGAGTTTATGTGTGAGGTGACCTACGTCAATGACCAGTTAGAGAAACTGACGGATGTCGTCATCGTGCGAGCCAATGTCCGTCTTCCTTCAGTGGACGGTCTGTGTGAAGCTGTGAGCGAGGTGACATCGACATTAGAAGCATTACAGAATCAACTCGCTAATCTAACTcaggtaatttttttatttttattttgggatgaAACatgtgaaaacaaacaaaaaatgtgaggTGCTGCCCACTGAcgaaattttctttaaaagtaaataaaaagaaaaactaagaGATTATTTGaagtttctcttttttctcttttctctttttttttttcggtctgTTTTAGTCtcttttttatctctttctgatcctttctctttcactttgtTTAATAGGCGCGCtttcctttctctcttcttacctccttgtttctcttttctctcttctgAGCTGTGTCTCTACTTAgctctctgtctttctacttagctctctgtctcttttttagctctctgtctctcttcttagcTCTGTCTATCTTCTTAGCTCTCTCTTCTTAGCTCTCTCTTCTtagctctctgtctctcttcttagctctctgtctctcttcttagcTCTCTTCTtagctctctgtctctcttttctctctctatttctctttctagatttttttactttcttctcTCTCACCCACATCTCTTTCTAAAAAAGACGTTAAGTCCGGGTGGTAAAACTACTCGGTGTTTGAAGTTCTTAAAGAAGAAATTTTCCAAAGTGATTGAACAATATTCTGCTGTTATCATTAATGCATACTATTCTTTCTTCCCCAGTTTGCCAAGTCACAAAATTTATGTTCGACTGAAGTTACCTACCCTGAAGGAAAACTGGTTTTTCGTGGAACTAAGTCCGTGAAATCTTCTGTGTACGAGGCGTATAGATCTGGCGCAGGCGTACCGGAAACTGTAGATGACGGATGTAAACAGGTTAGACAAATTATATACgatccatagacttatatatatactatatctagaccatagacttatatatatactatatctagaccatagacttatatatatactatatctagaccatagacttatatatatactatatctagaccatagacttatatatatactatatctagaccatagacttatatatatactatatctagaccatagacttatatatatactatatctagaccatagacttatatatatactatatctagaccatagacttatatatatactatatctagaccatagacttatatatatactatatctagaccatagacttatatatactatatctagaccatagacttatatatatactatatctagaccatagacttatatatatactatatcaagaccatagacatatatatatatactatatctagaccatagact includes:
- the LOC106063995 gene encoding uncharacterized protein LOC106063995 — encoded protein: MHLLIWLLTISLCYLSTKGAVLKFVSVTPTLANNNSCGLVTCEHTLQQGNLYVQEIRLYNVAQGGSSRLAIVEGENCDKGKHQSVSSIRQSFSRSGASVVVGVRGAAICNEGEFMCEVTYVNDQLEKLTDVVIVRANVRLPSVDGLCEAVSEVTSTLEALQNQLANLTQFAKSQNLCSTEVTYPEGKLVFRGTKSVKSSVYEAYRSGAGVPETVDDGCKQVGKSMNCSSHYRNNEILNNWKGISNVTLAIYKDNVKVKQVVFNAVGSNYMSWYEKGRVLDSSWSDLKSATANYFRIVGHQDGGLKRTFFMNHYYSTCAVDVGWFVALDANQGGCEWEKNDGFPAFKYAAGDQRVNWNTAGVGVADYIAIFVK